The following DNA comes from Peromyscus leucopus breed LL Stock chromosome 2, UCI_PerLeu_2.1, whole genome shotgun sequence.
TTAAATAATCCTGTAACTGACAGATAATCATTGGCTCATGTATTTGGCAGTGCTTATTTGTAATTAGACttcatttttttagttaaaattcattaaaatgacatggttctttgagaatattGTGGTGTCCTTAatgatacaaaataaattatgatctcatttcaaatttttttctgcTCCAGGGTAACAAACAGGCTTTATTTCAAATGAAGTTGCACATATAAACTATGAGTAATCACAAAATTTAATCAAAAGCTTTCCTAAAATTAATTGGCCTTATTTAATACAAGGCATTTTTTTCTAGCATAACACAATTCAGATAAAAGACTTTGGATTTGATTTCCTATAATTTACCAGCCATGCTTCAGTATTAaatttgatataaatataaacataaaagaatatatggaaatatatatatctaGGTCACCTTGAAGACCGGCCTCATACTCAAAAATCTGTCTTGTTACTGAATCCTGATATTCTTGTCTTCTATTATTATCAAGTATCACTAAATTAATGAGTATGGATGAGCATAAAAGTGAAAACAGTATATCACTTACATACACAGAGTTTATTATGCCAAACATTTACTCCAGTGAGTAGGCTTAGTAAAATGGTTTACACTTTCAAACTGTACTGTTACCCATCCTTTATAGTATCTTTTACATATGTTCATGGAACTGAATTAATGGCTGAATATTTAATGGAATTAGAAGTATCTAGAAAGTTAATTTTACTTCTGATATCCCAAGAGGCTTGAAAACAACAAATTGTGGGAATTATTTTTCAACTTATGTCTGACAGTCTTCGATAGTGCAGGGAGTTTAGTCAAGTTGTTATTTGATCTTGTCCATTAAAGAATATAAGGGAATATGACATGGTATTACTCTCTTCAGGAAGCATTGTTACTCATTaatggaaatttttaaagaaaagtcaaTCAAGAGAAGACAACTGATAGACACTTGTTACTTTAAACGACAATCATTTTGTATAATTTGGTCTGACACATTAAATAGCTAATTGTATTGGCAAGTATTATGTTCCacattgtttttcttaaataatttagtGCTTTAAAAGTGACAGCACCGAGTATatgctttatttgttttgaaaataaaaataaattttgatccCACAATTGTGAGAAAACATCTCCGTTTGGGAAATATCATTGGACATCAAATACTTGAATATTATTAATCAATATAATGAGAGTTAAGTCATTTTTCAAATTTAAGTTAGTTCATACACAAATGTTACTACTTTTTAAATAAGtagaacacatttaaaatttctcTAAGAATGAAGTAGGTACAGTTAGGCCACTTCAAATAAAATCAAGGAAGCAGTATCCAACATAGTATGTGAGACACCGACCATTATGCCATAACAACCacaaacaccaaagaaataaaaccacGATCATCTTGTTTAAATATATCctgttttaattttggtcttttaaGAATTACTCtcatacttttaattttcttcctgcGTTTTAAATGTCTGAAGCATTTATATGCTCTCAAACATTCATCTCCACCTAGGATAGAAAtagaatgagatttttttttgttctttcttttttactttttcattttgactTGTTTCTATAACATTCTTgacctcatttttaaattaaaactgggTTATTTTGTAATAAGGTgcaatttgttcatttataggAACCGTAtgtggattgaaaaaaaaatcaagataaatcTTCATGTGCAGCATACAGGCAGATTGCCCTGGACTGTGTATCTACGCGGGGTCTGATAGCAATCAATGGTTTAGCTCCACTGCATCTCAAGATGTATTTGCACCCAGTTGTCCAGTGATAGTGTCCTCACCCTGGAAATAATTTAGTTGCAAATTGACTGGAAGATGGTGAAAATTGAAAGTTAAAATTAGAAATACTCATAATAAACAGCAGAAAAAAGGTCAGATGATGCCGAGCTATGATGAGATTGGAATGGCTGGTAAATGAGGTTTTGTGTTTGTCGTGAGATGTATGTGACATGCCTACCCGATGTCGCTGTAATATCCAGCCTCGAAGAGGAGATTACCAGGCAAATTGATGCTGGGGAGAATTTTCTGTTAGATTGGAAAATTAGAATTGTGCTCCCCCTCCCTTGATGTGTGTGAAGTTCCTACACATTAATACTGCTCAACTAGGCAAAATTTTAATCATCATTAACGCAAATATTTGGATTAAACTCATAAAACAATTGTCTTCTTGAGATTCCTGCTGTAATGTCATATGCCTAGCCGTCTTCTGAAACCCCTGTGTCGCCTACTCAAATCACCAATAGCAGAAATGAATGAgatattcaattttaaaatatgaaaatctcTAAATCCCATCACAACATAAACATATTATCGTTTTAGTTTCTGAATTATAACTGATCCGCTCTCCTCGGGATTTTGAAATCTTCTCAGGACTTATGAATTTAGAAAAGAGATAGGTCATTGTACATGAGAGAAAAATAACGATTTTCTAAGTCAGTATTTGTGAATGGGAGTAGATTTGCTTTAATGTGATAAAGGCATACTGAGACACCAGAGAACACATGTTATTGATGAAACTTTCAAGGCCATCTAGGGTTATCTAAACAGAAGACAGGAGGATGGTTTAAAATAGATGTGCATAGTCCACTCAGTGGACAGAAAGAAGAGTGCTTTTCGTGTTTTGAGATTAGCATCATTTAAAAGTGCTTGTCTGGTTTTCACTTGTGTTTGATCCTGTAGATTGAGAGTCCCAGCTGTTTTATTTACCCTGATTGTAATACTGCATTTATAAATTGAGTTGTTCTGTCCTTTTTGGGAATTAGGACTAATCACcccagagaaggagctgaaagtcaGTGTGGCAGGGGGCACACAGCCACTCCTGCTTGGGAAGGAAGAGGACGCAGGAACGAAAAGGTCAAAACCTACAGAGGACAATAAATTTTGTCACGAACAGGTAAATATGTAGTTTTCCCTTGGTGCATGAATCGGTTCCTTTTGGTGTGCTTCTAGGTTCCTAGTTGTTTTCGAACCCGCAGGTGTGCACACTCTTGAAATGCACCTAGACATTCAAACTGGTACTAGTTAGTGTGGCCTTCTTGATCTCACACCTCACAATCTGAAGTTGTCAGATTCTATCAGCTAGTAATGGTCATGTTTATTCAATCTTTTCCAGTTCTACCAGTGTCCTTATTGCAACTACAATAGTAGGGACCAAAGTCGGATCCAGATGCATGTCCTGTCACAGCACTCTGTACAGCCAGtcatctgctgtcccctctgccAGGATGTCCTCAGCAACAAAATGCACCTCCAGCTGCATCTGACCCATTTGCACAGTGTGTCTCCAGACTGTGTGGAGAAACTGCTTATGACAGTAAGGATGCTGAAGGCTGATGCTGAACTTAGGGGACCTGTGTTTTTATCAATATACATCTGTAATTATGGGCACATAGAAAACCATTTCTACTGAGCTACTTGGAGGTCTTTATTGACTGTGCTATCAAAATCACAGTGGAGACCCATTTATGGTCTTTCTTGCTTggagaaaaaatatattaagtatGGCTTAATTAAGGATGTTTTGTGGTTCTTTTTGTAACGGTGATATGCTCTTATGGGTACCTTTAGTTTAAAAGTTTCTTGGTTATCATTAGTCCACCAAAAACCTCTAGGTCATAGGATTAAAAGAAGAATATAGGACTATAATAACATTGAAGTGGTAGATGACTCTGTTTGGGTTAGAAAAATGTAAGTGGGATCTCTATCCATATCTATGGATATATCTATATCTTTATCtatatatctgtgtgcatgtgtattccagtatacatatatattcacacacttaTATTccagtatacatatatattcaaatatatgttcAATGATTTCCAGATCACATTTAACACAGATCCCTTTGGTATTCAAAGGTGCCTGTCCCTGATGTAATGATGCCAAACAGTATGCTACTGCCAGCAGTGGCCCCTGAGAAATCAGAGCGGGACCCACCTGCAGCCATGTCAGCAGAGGGTTCTGGAAAATATTCAGGTATGCTTGCCTGGGATGATACTGCATGgagaaaattttcaaaacttGCCTGTGGCAGTGCACCAGAATTATCCTTTGAGGGTTTACAATGAATATTCTATTTGCATCATTCCCATATTCtcttcccctccatcccctcctgtATCCCTTCCACTTCttgaattattattgttttacacacacacacacacacacacacacacacacacacacacacacaaaagcagagcTTGCTGAGTTTGTTTAGTgttgcccatatgtgcatgtgtgtatagctGATTGCTTACAACTGTGATTGAACCACCTATCAGGGTGTTCATTCTTGAAAAAAAAGCTGAATCTCTCTCTCCAGAATCATTTATTGTCTGTGCTCTCCATCTTAAGGTTAGGGCATTCCTCTTGTGAGACTCCCCCATCATCAAAGATATTTTTAGtgccacaaaagaaaatgacatatGGTGCTGCCCAGAGCTTTATTTTCTAAGACCTTCTCGCCATGACTATTTCTTCCCATCCTAAGAGAATCCTAGTGAGAGATGGCCAAGAACATCCTAAGTATTCTAATTCAAAAACACCAAGTTCATGGCTTTTAGTAAAGTGCTTATTACAGTACACAGTGGTTACCCTTGACTTGTATTCTTCTCTGCCCTTAAATTCCTTCAGGTCAGGAGTGATTTCCTGTTCATCTTCTTAGGGACACCTGGCGTAATGTTTGCAGTAACCCAGTAGCCCGTTAATAACAGTTCTATGCAGATTCAATTAAGCAGACATCATTACTGGCTCCCACTTACACTTACTGACATTTGAGTGGTCGGTGTTCTTACCGTAAGATATGTTTTTGCTTTCCCTTAACAGGTGAGAGCCCAGTGGATGACAAAAGTATTGCAGTTCTTGAGGATTCAAAGGCCGGTGTGGAAATAAAGAGCGAGGAGCAGAAACCAGCAAAGGAGCCCTTGGAGGCATCGGAATGGAATAAAAACAGCAGCAAGGATGCGAAAATCCCAGacactctgcaagagcagctgagCGAACAACAAAAAAGGCAGCCCTTATCAGTTTCTGACCGACATGTTTATAAGTATCGTTGTAATCACTGTAGCTTGGCTTTTAAAACTATGCAGAAGCTTCAGATACATTCCCAGTATCATGCCATTCGGGCCGCTACAATGTGTAACCTCTGCCAGCGGAGTTTCCGTACATTCCAGGCTTTAAAGAAACACTTGGAAGCAGGCCACCCCGAACTGAGCGAGGCTGAACTACAGCAGCTGTATGCCTCTTTACCAATGAACGGAGAACTCTGGGCAGAGAGTGAAACGATGCCCCAGGATGACCATGGCCTAGAtcaggaaatggagagagagtaTGAGGTGGACCACGAAGGGAAGGCAAGTCCTGTAGGAAGTGACACTAGCTCTATTCCAGATGACCTGGGCTCTGAACCAAAGCGGACCTTACCTTTTAGAAAAGGACCCaattttacaatggaaaaatTCCTTGATCCATCTCGTCCTTATAAATGTACAGTGTGTAAAGAGTCATTCACCCAAAAGAACATTCTCTTGGTCCATTATAACTCAGTGTCTCACTTGCACAAGTTAAAAAAGGTTCTGCAAGAAGCATCCAGTCCTGTCCCCCAGgaaaccagcagcagcagcacggaTAACAAGCCGTACAAGTGCAGCACGTGCAGTGTTGCCTACAGCCAAAGCTCGACCTTAGAGATCCACATGAGGTCTGTGCTCCACCAGACAAAAGCCAGGGCCGCAAAGCTGGAGCCAAGTGGGCACCTGACCGCTGGGCACAGCATCACAGCCAATGTCAATAGCCCTGGCCAAGGGATgttagagtccatgagctcaGCTTCAGTCAACAGCAAAGATGTTGCCCACTTAGATgccaaagaattaaataaaaagcaaactccCGAATTAATCCCTGCTCAACCTCCCCATCATCCACCACCGCGGTCACCAGCACAAATCCAGATGCAACTTCAGCACGAGTTGCAGCAACAGGCTGCGTTCTTTCAGCCGCAGTTTCTAAATCCCGCTTTTTTGCCTCACTTTCCAATGACCCCAGAGGCACTGCTCCAGTTTCAGCAACCCCAGTTTCTCTTTCCATTCTACATACCTGGGGCAGAGTTTAGTTTGGGGCCAGATCTGGGCTTGCCCAGCTCCGCCACCTTTGGGATGCCAGGTATGACAGGAATGGCTGGTTCCTTGCTTGAAGATCTGAAGCAACAGATTCAGACACAGCACCACGTTGGCCAAACGCAGCTTCAACTTCTACAACAACAAGCACAGCAGTATCAAGCTGCCCAGCCCCAGCTGCAGCCGCAAAATCAGCAGCCGCCCCCACCACAGCAGCAGCCGCCACAACAGCAGACGAGCAAAATGTTGAAACAGGAGCAAGGCAGCCTGGCAAGTACAGACTGCCAGCTCATGAAGGACATGCCATCTTacaaggaggcagaagaggtgactgaaaagcaagaaaaaccaaagcaagaaTTTACAAGTGATAGCGAAGGATTCAAAGACAGCAAAGACATAAAGAAGCAAAAATCTTCAGAACCCTGTATTCCTCCACCCCGAATAGCCTCAGGGGCCAGGGGAAATGCAGCCAAAGCTTTACTGGAGAACTTCGGATTTGAACTGGTCATTCAGTATAATGAGAACAGGCAGAAGGTCCAGAAGAAAGGCAAAATCGGAGAAGGCGAAAACTCTGACAAGCTGGAGTGTGGAACGTGTGGTAAATTGTTCTCGAATGTTCTAATTTTAAAGAGTCACCAAGAACATGTGCATGGGCAATTTTTCCCATATGGAGCACTAGAGAAATTTGCTCGCCAATACAGAGAGGCCTATGACAAGCTTTATCcaatttctccttcctccccagaaACACCACCACCTccgcctccacctcctcccctgcCACCGGCacctcctcagccttctactcTGGGGCCTGTGAAAATCCCAAACACAGTCTCTGCTCCTCTGCAAGCTCCACCACCgactcctccaccacctccacctcctccacctcctccaccgcctcctccaccccctccccctacTGCACCGCCACAGGTCCAACTGCCTGTTTCTCTTGatctccccctctttccctccattATGATGCAGCCGGTCCAGCACCCTGCACTTCCTCCTCAGCTCGCTCTGCAACTGCCTCAGATGGACACCCTCTCTGCAGATCTCACTCAGCTTTGCCAGCAGCAGCTGGGGCTAGACCCCAGCTTCTTAAGGCACTCCCAATTCAAACGGCCACGGACCCGGATTACAGACGATCAACTCAAAATCCTGAGAGCTTATTTTGACATCAATAATTCTCCCAGTGAAGAACAGATCCaagaaatggctgagaaatcTGGCCTCTCTCAAAAAGTCATCAAGCACTGGTTCCGAAACACACTCTTTAAGGAGCGACAGAGAAACAAGGATTCTCCATACAACTTCAGTAACCCTCCCATAACTGTATTAGAAGATATCAGAATTGAGCCGCAACCCACATCATTAGAACATTACAAATCAGATGCCTCGTTCAGTAAAAGGTCATCCAGAACAAGGTTTACGGACTATCAGCTTAGGGTTCTGCAAGACTTTTTTGACACAAACGCTTACCCAAAAGATGATGAAATAGAACAGCTTTCTACTGTTCTCAACCTCCCTACTCGGGTTATCGTTGTATGGTTCCAGAATGCTCGTCAGAAAGCCCGGAAGAGCTATGAGAACCAAGCAGAAGCTAAAGATAATGAAAAGAGAGAGCTCACCAATGAACGGTATATTAGAACAAGCAACATGCAGTACCAGTGTAAGAAGTGCAATGTGGTTTTTCCCAGGATCTTTGACTTAATCACACATCAGAAAAAGCAGTGTTATaaggatgaagatgatgatgcCCAAGATGAGAGCCAAACAGAAGACTCCATGGATGCCACAGACCAAGTGGTATACAAGCATTGCACAGcatctggacagacagacacagccaAAACCACTGCAGCCCCAacagccagttcaggctctggGACTAGCACACCCCtgattccatctccaaagccagaacCTGAGAAGAACTCTCCAAAACCTGAATACCCTGCAGAAAAGACAAAGCAGAGtgacccctctcctccttctcaaGTCACCAAGTCTGCTCCACCATCAGTATCAACGTCTTTAGACCCACAGCAAGCATCCATATCCCAGCCGCCACCACAGCCACCCAAACAAACCCAACTGATTGGAAGACCTCCCTCGGCCTCTCAAACTCCGATCCCTTCCAGTCCACTGCAAATTTCCATGACTTCTCTTCCAAACAGTCTACCTCCACAGTTACTCCAGTACCCATGTGATCAGTGTACCATTGCCTTCCCAACCCTGGAACTTTGGAAGGAACACCAACACATGCACTTCCTCGCTGCTCAAAACCAATTCCTCCACTCTCCGTTCTTGGAAAGGCCCATGGACATGCCCTACATGATATTTGACCCCAACAATCCACTGATGACCGGACAGCTGCTGGGGAGCTCTCTCACACAAATGCCACCACAGACCAGTACTTCCCACACCACGGGCCCCGCCAGTGTTGCTGCTTCCCTTAAAAGGAAATTGGACGACAAAGAAGATAATAATTGCAGTGAGAAGGAGGGCGGAAACAGCGGGGAAGATCAACACCGTGATAAACGCCTAAGAACCACCATCACTCCGGAGCAGCTCGAAATACTCTATGAAAAGTACTTGCTGGATTCCAACCCTACCCGAAAAATGCTTGATCACATTGCTCGAGAAGTGGGACTGAAGAAGAGAGTGGTCCAAGTCTGGTTCCAGAACACGCGTGCTCGAGAAAGGAAGGGGCAGTTCCGGGCGGTgggtcctgcccagtcccataAACGATGCCCATTCTGCAGAGCTCTATTTAAAGCAAAGTCAGCCCTAGAAAGCCACATTCGCTCTCGCCACTGGAATGAAGGGAAGCAGGCAGGTTacagcttgccaccaagcccttTAATATCCacagaggatgggggagagagcccacaaaaatacatttattttgattACCCATCTTTGCCGTTAACTAAAATTGATCTATCTAGTGAGAATGAATTGGCCTCCACAGTGTCAACGCCTGTTAGTAAAACAGCAGAGCTGTCTCCGAAAAATCTTTTAAGTCCTTCTTCCTTCAAAGCCGAATGTCCCGAGGATGTAGAGAATTTAAATGCCCCTTCAGCCGAGGCTGGGTATGATCAGAATAAAACAGACTTTGATGAGACATCGTCCATTAATACGGCCATCAGTGATGCCACCACCGGAGATGAGGGAGCAGCAGAAATGGAAAACACAGGAGGACCTGGGGAGGTGAAACCTGCTTTGTCTCCTAAAGAAACCAAAACTCTCGACTCTTTGCCAAAACCAGCAACCACACCCACCACTGAGGTCTGCGATGacaaatttctcttttctctgacaAGTCCATCGATCCATTTCAATGACAAAGATGGCGACCATGACCAAAGCTTTTACATCACTGATGACCCTGACGACAATGCTGACCGCAGCGAAACATCGAGCATTGCTGACCCCAGCTCACCGAATCCATTTGGGTCTGGCAACCCCTTTAAATCCAAAAGCAGTGATCGGCCAGGTCACAAGCGCTTCAGAACCCAGATGAGCAATCTTCAACTCAAGGTCCTCAAGGCTTGCTTCAGTGACTATCGGACTCCAACCATGCAAGAATGTGAAATGCTGGGCAATGAGATCGGTCTGCCCAAACGCGTGGTGCAGGTGTGGTTTCAGAATGCCAGGGCAAaggaaaagaagtttaaaattaaCATAGGGAAGCCGTTCATGATCAATCAAAGTGGAACGGAAGGCACCAAGCCAGAGTGTACCCTCTGTGGGGTTAAGTACTCTGCCCGCTTGTCCATCCGAGATCATATTTTCTCCAAACAGCACATTTCCAAAGTGAGGGAGACTGTGGGCAGTCAGCTTGACCGGGAGAAGGATTACCTAGCTCCAACCACCGTTCGACAGCTAATGGCCCAGCAAGAACTAGACCGGATCAAGAAAGCTTCAGACGTGCTGGGCCTGACAGTCCAGCAGCCAGGCATCACAGACAGCTGCTCACTCCATGGCATCAGCTTGCCGGCAGCCTACCCCGGACTCCCGGGCCTTCCTCCAGTCATTCTCCCTGGAATGAATGGTCCTTCCTCCTTGCCTGGATTTCCACAAAATTCAAACAGTAAGTCTCTTAAGAGAGAGGCAGTTGAGCTAATTAGATGGCAATAGGCAGCCAATCACAtgcaaccaagaaagaaaaagtacattTACATGTCCTCATTTCAGAACTGAAATGTAAaagttattatatatacatacacacatatatatgcacaccacacacacacacacacacacacacacacacacacacacgcacgcacacacgcacgcacgcgcacacacacgcacacgcacacgcacatgcacacacgctcGTGCGTGCACTACTAGCCATAGTTGATAGTAAGTAAACCTGAACAAAGACTGGGAGATGAAGTATAGCTATATTGCAGCAGTTCGTAGAAATGGATGGTCTTTACCATTAGCAGTTACCTTAGACATTAACTTGTTAATTTCAGTACTATGTGGCCTTGTGTTTGCTTTGCATATTGAGAAGGTGAGACATTAAAATACATACTCActggtattttaattttctttctttccagggggcatgttttttttctcttcttttcttttttttttttttttttttttttttgctttttgttggtattttatattttctgtttttgtttgtgtctttctctcttgttcattTTCCTGCCCCTGAGATTCAAAATTAAGGTTCTTGAGTCACAGAAATCTACTTACAATGGATCCTCCCAAGTAATAAAGCATATATTGAAATTTCAATGACTAAAAATGTGACTTATGTGATCATTTGCAGGTCAGCATGTTCTGACATTTGATGCTTGTAGGCTACCACTGCTGCTGTCATTTCAGTAAACTCCCAACTTAAGATATCCATGTGGCTCAatacctttctctcctcccttcccttagCTAAGATTTACAACTAAGGCATAAGGAAATGGTAGAGCGTCTTGAGGTAGCCTCAAATACTGAATCCGATTCTGTGTTCATAATAATGGAATTTATGCAGATTttttaatatactatatatatatagtatatatataggCAGTCAGATAGCTATCATTCAATACCAGTTATACATCATCACCTCAAATATAAAGGTATAACTCTTGTAATTTGATTTACTTTTAAATGTGTCTATGTTTTTTCccctaaaagatttttttatttaatttttttaaattaataaaaattatttcgaTCTATCTCCTCACCAATTATATGTATTTGCAAAGTTTTAAAGGAATGTCAGGAAAACCTATTCTCATTTTTACAAATTagagttttatttaaattttccagtCTTCCCATACAATCCTTCtctaacaaaaacccaaattGCTACTGTGATCTTAAGTTGTCCTTATTCTAACTTCTAACTGCAGCATGCAATGTCCCTACCACCCTTGCTGCCCCGTTAGTCCCCATGTGCAGAGCCTCTTGGCTTTAGGTAGAGGTAGTATGGTGCCAGAGAAACACCTTCAATGTGCCTTCCCTTAGCTTCCCAACTCCTCTTTCCTCAAAGTTATTTCCTGCCTAATTCTCAGGATATGTTTGGGGCCTTAACTATTAAAGCTATAATGACACATTTTGGTAACTTGGCAGTCCTGCTTTATGTGGCACGGTGATTGTTAATTGATACATAAATATGTCTGATGCAGAAATTCATGATTGAGCAGTTGCACAAAACAGAGTTTTTCAAAGCTAACTGATACAGTCAAAACAATTGAAAGACCCACTTCTTTCCTCTGTCAGTTTTGACTTTCCGTGACTGTgtcagcagcttttttttttttttttgttcatcagtatttttctttctctccactgGATCAGAGGCCTTTGTTGGGACATAGGAACTTTCAGCCAAATGTCTGATCCTGGAACCCAGAGGGCTcaaatgaaagggagaaagaaggaaagagatatTTATGAAATCAAACCATTTCTTAATGCAACTC
Coding sequences within:
- the Zfhx4 gene encoding zinc finger homeobox protein 4 isoform X2, coding for METCDSPPISRQENGQSTSKLCGTTQLDNEVPEKVAGMEPDRENSSTDDNLKTDERKSEVLLGFSIENAAATQVTSAKEIPCNECATSFPSLQKYMEHHCPNARLPVLKDDESEISELEDSDVENLTGEIVYQPDGSAYIIEDSKESGQNAQTGANSKLFSTAMFLDSLASAGEKSDQSASAPVSFYPQIINTFHIASSLGKPFTADQAFPNTSALAGVGPVLHSFRVYDLRHKREKDYLTSDGSAKNSCVSKDVPNNVDLSKFDGCVSDGKRKPVLMCFLCKLSFGYIRSFVTHAVHDHRMTLNDEEQRLLGNKCVSAIIQGIGKDKEPLISFLEPKKSTSVYPHFSTTNLIGPDPTFRGLWSAFHVENGDSLPAGFAFLKGSRSPSSSAEQPLGITQMPKAEVNLGGLSSLVVNTPITSVSLSHSSSESSKMSESKDQENNCERPKDSTILHPNGECPVKSEPTEPGDEDEEDAYSNELDDEEVLGELTDSIGNKDFPLLNQSISPLSSSVLKFIEKGTSSSSGTIADDTEKKKQTAAGRNSGNVTNSYSIGSKDFADVSASREGGATAAHPSETARGDDDSSATPHQHGFTPSTPGTPGPGGDGSPGSGIECPKCDTVLGSSRSLGGHMTMMHSRNSCKTLKCPKCNWHYKYQQTLEAHMKEKHPEPGGSCVYCKTGQPHPRLARGESYTCGYKPFRCEVCNYSTTTKGNLSIHMQSDKHLNNVQNLQNGNGEQVFGHSAPAPNTSLSGCGTPSPSKPKQKPTWRCEVCDYETNVARNLRIHMTSEKHMHNMMLLQQNMKQIQHNLHLGLAPAEAELYQYYLAQNIGLTGMKLENPADPQLMINPFQLDSATAAALAPGLGELSPYISDPALKLFQCAVCNKFTSDSLEALSVHVNSERSLPEEEWRAVIGDIYQCKLCNYNTQLKANFQLHCKTDKHMQKYQLVAHIKEGGKSNEWRLKCIAIGNPVHLKCNACDYYTNSVDKLRLHTTNHRHEAALKLYKHLQKQEGAVNSESCYYYCAVCDYSSKIKLNLVQHVRSVKHQQTDGLRKLQLHQQGLPSEDDNLSEIFFVKDCPANELDTASLGARTGEDELTEQQLRATSEEQSDEAGGALKPTAVTEDEETETQRDNSEGKNSNKDPGLITPEKELKVSVAGGTQPLLLGKEEDAGTKRSKPTEDNKFCHEQFYQCPYCNYNSRDQSRIQMHVLSQHSVQPVICCPLCQDVLSNKMHLQLHLTHLHSVSPDCVEKLLMTVPVPDVMMPNSMLLPAVAPEKSERDPPAAMSAEGSGKYSGESPVDDKSIAVLEDSKAGVEIKSEEQKPAKEPLEASEWNKNSSKDAKIPDTLQEQLSEQQKRQPLSVSDRHVYKYRCNHCSLAFKTMQKLQIHSQYHAIRAATMCNLCQRSFRTFQALKKHLEAGHPELSEAELQQLYASLPMNGELWAESETMPQDDHGLDQEMEREYEVDHEGKASPVGSDTSSIPDDLGSEPKRTLPFRKGPNFTMEKFLDPSRPYKCTVCKESFTQKNILLVHYNSVSHLHKLKKVLQEASSPVPQETSSSSTDNKPYKCSTCSVAYSQSSTLEIHMRSVLHQTKARAAKLEPSGHLTAGHSITANVNSPGQGMLESMSSASVNSKDVAHLDAKELNKKQTPELIPAQPPHHPPPRSPAQIQMQLQHELQQQAAFFQPQFLNPAFLPHFPMTPEALLQFQQPQFLFPFYIPGAEFSLGPDLGLPSSATFGMPGMTGMAGSLLEDLKQQIQTQHHVGQTQLQLLQQQAQQYQAAQPQLQPQNQQPPPPQQQPPQQQTSKMLKQEQGSLASTDCQLMKDMPSYKEAEEVTEKQEKPKQEFTSDSEGFKDSKDIKKQKSSEPCIPPPRIASGARGNAAKALLENFGFELVIQYNENRQKVQKKGKIGEGENSDKLECGTCGKLFSNVLILKSHQEHVHGQFFPYGALEKFARQYREAYDKLYPISPSSPETPPPPPPPPPLPPAPPQPSTLGPVKIPNTVSAPLQAPPPTPPPPPPPPPPPPPPPPPPPTAPPQVQLPVSLDLPLFPSIMMQPVQHPALPPQLALQLPQMDTLSADLTQLCQQQLGLDPSFLRHSQFKRPRTRITDDQLKILRAYFDINNSPSEEQIQEMAEKSGLSQKVIKHWFRNTLFKERQRNKDSPYNFSNPPITVLEDIRIEPQPTSLEHYKSDASFSKRSSRTRFTDYQLRVLQDFFDTNAYPKDDEIEQLSTVLNLPTRVIVVWFQNARQKARKSYENQAEAKDNEKRELTNERYIRTSNMQYQCKKCNVVFPRIFDLITHQKKQCYKDEDDDAQDESQTEDSMDATDQVVYKHCTASGQTDTAKTTAAPTASSGSGTSTPLIPSPKPEPEKNSPKPEYPAEKTKQSDPSPPSQVTKSAPPSVSTSLDPQQASISQPPPQPPKQTQLIGRPPSASQTPIPSSPLQISMTSLPNSLPPQLLQYPCDQCTIAFPTLELWKEHQHMHFLAAQNQFLHSPFLERPMDMPYMIFDPNNPLMTGQLLGSSLTQMPPQTSTSHTTGPASVAASLKRKLDDKEDNNCSEKEGGNSGEDQHRDKRLRTTITPEQLEILYEKYLLDSNPTRKMLDHIAREVGLKKRVVQVWFQNTRARERKGQFRAVGPAQSHKRCPFCRALFKAKSALESHIRSRHWNEGKQAGYSLPPSPLISTEDGGESPQKYIYFDYPSLPLTKIDLSSENELASTVSTPVSKTAELSPKNLLSPSSFKAECPEDVENLNAPSAEAGYDQNKTDFDETSSINTAISDATTGDEGAAEMENTGGPGEVKPALSPKETKTLDSLPKPATTPTTEVCDDKFLFSLTSPSIHFNDKDGDHDQSFYITDDPDDNADRSETSSIADPSSPNPFGSGNPFKSKSSDRPGHKRFRTQMSNLQLKVLKACFSDYRTPTMQECEMLGNEIGLPKRVVQVWFQNARAKEKKFKINIGKPFMINQSGTEGTKPECTLCGVKYSARLSIRDHIFSKQHISKVRETVGSQLDREKDYLAPTTVRQLMAQQELDRIKKASDVLGLTVQQPGITDSCSLHGISLPAAYPGLPGLPPVILPGMNGPSSLPGFPQNSNTLTPPGAGMLGFPSSATSSPALSLSSAPTKSVLQTPPPPPPPPPPPPPSSSLSGQQTEPQNKESEKKQTKPNKVKKIKEEESEAIKPEKHPKKEEKISSALSVLGKVVGETHMDPTQLQALQNAIAGDPASFLGGQFLPYFIPGFASYFTPQLPGTVQGGYLPPVCGMESLFPYGPAVPQTLAGLSPGALLQQYQQYQQSLQDSLQKQQKQQQEQQQKPVPAKTAKGEGDQPQSSNEASETKEEKSTAPESTKEEPQLESKSAEFSDTYVVPFVKYEFICRKCQMMFTDEDATVNHQKSFCYFGQPLIDPQETVLRVPVSKYQCLACDLALSGNEALSQHLQSSLHKEKTIKQAMRNAKEHVRLLPHSVCSPPPNTTSTSPSAASSNNTYPHLSCFSMKSWPNILFQASARKAASSPSSPPSLSLPSTVTSSLCSTSGVQTSLPTESCSDESDSELSQKLQDLDNSLEVKAKPASGLDGNFNSVRMDMFSV